A region from the Methanofollis liminatans DSM 4140 genome encodes:
- the larC gene encoding nickel pincer cofactor biosynthesis protein LarC, whose product MRVLLLDPFHGAAGDMTIGALLDLGADEAQVRAAMASVVADPAFSRVTRCGIAAVRVETRSGPAHRSLAEVIERVEAAAAPPAVIERAKRVFQRIADAEEGVHGHAPHFHEVGADDAIADVIGACTALESLHLDAVAVMPLALGRGSVVAAHGRMPVPAPATLGVLKNSGLDAVFGGGEGELCTPTGAALLAEFSTIKPAAIGAVRVLATGYGAGSRDPADTPNVLRAVLLEGTAGVPGDEVDILETNVDDVTGEVIAHCMDALFAAGARDVSVVPATMKKGRAGHLVRVVCRPADSAPLSLILARELGTLGVRCIPSVHRLTTERRIERVAAEVAGVRREVAVKVAAIEGEVFSVKAESDEVRAWAEDLGVPVRHVARIVEAAAWRDLGGEGR is encoded by the coding sequence ATGCGTGTTCTTCTTCTGGATCCGTTCCACGGCGCCGCGGGCGACATGACGATCGGCGCCCTTTTAGATCTGGGCGCAGACGAGGCGCAGGTCAGGGCGGCGATGGCCTCGGTGGTGGCCGACCCGGCCTTCTCCCGGGTGACGAGGTGCGGGATCGCCGCGGTGCGGGTGGAGACCCGGTCGGGGCCGGCGCACCGCAGCCTCGCCGAGGTGATCGAGCGGGTGGAGGCGGCCGCGGCGCCGCCCGCGGTGATCGAACGGGCGAAGCGGGTGTTCCAGAGGATCGCCGACGCCGAGGAGGGCGTCCACGGCCACGCCCCGCACTTCCACGAGGTCGGGGCCGACGACGCCATCGCCGACGTGATCGGGGCCTGCACCGCTCTTGAGAGCCTGCACCTCGACGCCGTCGCCGTGATGCCGCTCGCCCTGGGAAGGGGTTCGGTCGTGGCGGCCCACGGGCGGATGCCGGTGCCGGCGCCGGCCACCCTGGGCGTTCTGAAGAATTCGGGGCTTGACGCCGTCTTCGGCGGCGGCGAGGGCGAGCTCTGCACCCCGACGGGTGCGGCCCTCCTTGCCGAGTTTTCGACCATAAAGCCGGCGGCGATCGGCGCAGTCCGGGTGCTCGCCACCGGCTACGGCGCAGGCAGCCGCGATCCGGCGGACACGCCGAACGTCCTCAGGGCCGTCCTCCTGGAAGGGACGGCCGGTGTGCCGGGCGACGAGGTGGACATCCTGGAGACGAACGTGGACGACGTCACCGGCGAGGTGATCGCCCACTGCATGGACGCCCTCTTCGCCGCCGGCGCCCGTGACGTCTCGGTGGTCCCGGCGACGATGAAGAAGGGGCGGGCGGGCCACCTGGTCCGGGTCGTCTGCCGACCGGCCGACTCCGCCCCCCTCTCCCTGATCCTGGCGCGGGAACTCGGCACCCTGGGGGTGCGGTGCATCCCGTCGGTCCACCGCCTGACGACCGAGCGCCGGATCGAGCGGGTGGCGGCCGAGGTGGCGGGCGTGCGCCGCGAGGTGGCCGTGAAGGTCGCCGCCATCGAAGGCGAGGTCTTCTCGGTGAAGGCCGAGTCAGACGAGGTGCGTGCGTGGGCCGAGGACCTCGGGGTGCCGGTGCGGCATGTCGCACGGATCGTCGAGGCGGCCGCATGGCGGGACCTGGGGGGCGAGGGGCGGTGA
- the radB gene encoding DNA repair and recombination protein RadB: MAGPGGRGAVKLSRLSTGSPLLDDLLGGGLERRTITQIYGEPGSGKSTLCIMAAVSCLRGGEDVVYIDTEGFSADRFEQIAGEEAVALADRLYLFEPADFVQQGVMIAEAEALLRTKRVGLIVMDSATALYRSELGTTKDALRTLSRHMVLLLGYAKKYEVPVLITNQVYMNVDTDVFFGLGGTALGHISKAILRIERRDATRRVVLEKHRSRPADTSFDYVIVEEGIRGV, translated from the coding sequence ATGGCGGGACCTGGGGGGCGAGGGGCGGTGAAGCTCTCGCGCCTCTCCACCGGTTCCCCGCTCCTCGACGACCTCCTGGGCGGCGGGCTCGAGCGGCGGACGATCACGCAGATCTACGGCGAGCCCGGCAGCGGGAAGAGCACCCTCTGCATCATGGCGGCGGTCTCCTGCCTGCGGGGCGGCGAGGACGTGGTGTATATCGATACCGAGGGCTTCTCCGCCGACCGCTTCGAGCAGATCGCCGGGGAGGAGGCGGTGGCTCTGGCCGACCGCCTCTACCTCTTCGAGCCGGCGGATTTCGTGCAGCAGGGGGTGATGATCGCCGAGGCCGAGGCCCTGCTGCGCACGAAGCGGGTCGGACTGATCGTGATGGACTCGGCGACGGCCCTGTACCGCTCCGAGCTCGGGACGACGAAGGACGCCCTCCGCACGCTCTCGCGGCATATGGTGCTCCTCCTCGGGTATGCGAAGAAGTACGAGGTGCCGGTTTTGATCACGAACCAGGTGTACATGAACGTGGACACCGACGTCTTCTTCGGGCTCGGGGGGACGGCCCTCGGGCATATCTCGAAGGCGATCCTCAGGATCGAGCGGCGGGATGCGACGCGGCGGGTCGTGCTGGAGAAGCATCGGTCGCGGCCGGCGGATACGTCGTTTGATTATGTGATTGTGGAGGAGGGGATCAGGGGGGTTTGA
- a CDS encoding IS1634 family transposase: MAAIVYQTDKRSGITYAYQSVSYWDKEKKQSRARRTLIGRVDKESGEIVPTDGRNRKTHDDTVCVKRGSRSAEKVHRSFYGATYLLDAIGEKLRITRDLKQCFPDTYKQILSIAYYLILEDSTPLYRFEKWGSLHKHPYGDNLTSPRSSELFASITEESKQRFFILQGKRRLEKEFWAYDTTTLSSYSQALRQVQYGHNKEHDRLPQLNLALVFGQESNLPFYYRKLAGNIPDTKTIRYLLHELDILGYSKVKLVMDRGFYSRDNINSLFQNRVKFLVSVKMSLVFVRKELDAIYDTFRSFEHYSENHELYCRTVRTTWNYSQQRPYKGDTLQDSRRMYIHYYYNIDKAAEDEKNFDRRLIALKQELESGKRVPEHETLYQQYFIVKTTPSRGTHVQVNEASVNQTRRYYGFFALITNETMDAVTALELYRNKDVVEKAFGNLKERLNMRRTLVSSEQSLDGKLFVQFVALIYLSYIKKQMQVNGILKNYTLPGLLDKLDVIECFEQPGKSLRVGEMLEKQIQLYYDLGVEPPASL, encoded by the coding sequence GTGGCGGCAATTGTCTATCAAACCGATAAGCGATCCGGGATCACCTATGCCTATCAATCTGTATCGTACTGGGATAAGGAGAAGAAACAATCTCGTGCCCGGCGGACCCTGATCGGTCGGGTCGATAAAGAATCAGGAGAGATCGTCCCCACCGACGGAAGAAACAGAAAGACACACGACGATACGGTATGCGTGAAGCGCGGATCAAGATCAGCTGAGAAAGTGCACCGCTCCTTTTACGGAGCCACCTATCTGCTGGATGCTATCGGTGAGAAACTGAGGATCACCCGGGATCTGAAGCAGTGTTTTCCTGACACCTACAAGCAGATCCTCTCCATCGCATACTATCTGATCCTTGAAGACAGCACGCCCCTCTACCGTTTTGAGAAGTGGGGGTCTCTCCACAAACATCCGTATGGCGACAATCTCACCTCACCGCGCAGCAGCGAATTGTTCGCCAGCATCACCGAGGAGAGCAAACAACGATTCTTCATATTGCAGGGAAAAAGAAGGCTGGAAAAGGAATTCTGGGCCTATGATACAACAACCCTGTCCAGTTATTCACAGGCCCTCAGGCAGGTACAGTATGGCCACAACAAGGAGCATGATCGACTCCCTCAACTGAATCTGGCTCTCGTCTTCGGGCAGGAGTCCAACCTCCCGTTCTACTATAGAAAACTCGCCGGTAATATCCCCGATACCAAGACAATCCGCTATCTGCTTCATGAACTGGATATTCTCGGGTATTCGAAGGTCAAACTGGTCATGGACCGGGGGTTTTATAGTCGCGACAACATCAACAGCCTGTTTCAGAATCGGGTGAAGTTTCTGGTCTCCGTCAAGATGTCGTTGGTCTTTGTTCGAAAAGAGTTGGATGCGATCTACGATACATTCCGAAGCTTCGAGCATTACAGCGAGAACCACGAACTCTATTGCCGAACGGTTCGAACCACCTGGAATTATTCACAGCAACGGCCGTATAAGGGCGATACGCTCCAGGATTCACGCCGCATGTACATTCACTATTATTATAACATCGATAAAGCGGCCGAAGACGAGAAGAACTTTGACCGGCGGTTGATCGCACTGAAGCAGGAGCTGGAGTCAGGAAAACGTGTGCCTGAACATGAGACGCTCTACCAGCAGTACTTCATCGTGAAGACGACACCCAGCCGTGGAACACACGTACAGGTTAATGAGGCGAGTGTCAACCAGACCAGGCGCTATTATGGATTCTTTGCCCTGATCACCAATGAGACCATGGATGCAGTGACCGCTCTTGAGCTCTACCGCAACAAAGATGTTGTTGAAAAAGCCTTTGGAAACCTCAAGGAACGCTTGAATATGCGTCGTACTCTGGTTTCATCGGAACAGAGTCTGGATGGGAAGTTGTTTGTACAGTTTGTGGCACTGATCTACCTCTCGTACATCAAAAAACAGATGCAGGTGAATGGCATTCTCAAGAACTACACGTTACCGGGCCTGTTGGATAAGCTGGATGTTATTGAGTGTTTTGAACAACCAGGGAAATCCCTCAGGGTGGGTGAGATGCTGGAGAAACAAATACAGTTGTATTATGATCTTGGGGTGGAACCACCTGCCTCGTTATGA
- a CDS encoding class I adenylate-forming enzyme family protein yields MPNITTFLDVNARYLKGPAFVFGRDGRTLTFPALRDAACRIAGGLASLGVQKGDRVCIYLDTSPEYLLSYFAIWRLGAVAVPTNIVYQQDELRYAIDDSGAVAVITDGNGAERVRAIRSGCRTLGNVCVVGAAADGETAWDDLAKAEPMERAANCSFDDLCQIQYTSGTTGRPKGAMLTHGNWICALATEAEVLSLVEGDVYLGIYPMGHVGLSWGLAALKAGGTFVCMDRFEPKEYLRLAEEHGATVLAAMPPVIHTLIRAKPGTEEMLGTVRCVISGGGPLLPVIWEEFDRRFKIPVVNAYGLSETIVVGSANVVLPRHYALHQGYRSVGAPVGYGEVKIVAEDDPERELQPGEIGEVALRGPSVAKGYWGMPDATAAVFRPDGWFLTGDLGYLDGESVLFITDRKKDMIIMSGWKIYPTEVENVIIEHPKIADVAIFARPDEHRGEIPVAAVVMNEGETITEEELIAYCRERLAGYKVPREVVVVEHLPRVGGWKLLRRTLREAHAAGTRD; encoded by the coding sequence ATGCCAAATATCACCACATTTCTCGACGTCAATGCCCGGTACCTCAAAGGCCCGGCTTTCGTCTTCGGACGGGACGGCCGGACCCTCACCTTCCCCGCCCTTCGGGACGCCGCCTGCCGCATCGCCGGCGGCCTCGCCTCGCTCGGCGTGCAGAAGGGCGACCGGGTCTGCATCTACCTCGACACCTCGCCCGAATATCTCCTCTCCTACTTCGCCATCTGGCGTCTCGGCGCCGTGGCCGTCCCGACCAACATCGTGTACCAGCAGGACGAACTGCGGTATGCGATCGACGACTCAGGGGCCGTCGCCGTCATCACCGACGGGAACGGGGCCGAACGCGTCAGGGCGATCAGATCGGGGTGCCGGACGCTCGGGAACGTCTGCGTCGTCGGTGCCGCGGCCGACGGCGAGACCGCATGGGACGATCTCGCAAAGGCCGAACCGATGGAGCGGGCGGCCAACTGCTCCTTCGACGACCTCTGCCAGATCCAGTACACCTCGGGCACCACCGGCAGGCCCAAAGGGGCGATGCTCACGCACGGCAACTGGATATGCGCCCTTGCGACCGAGGCCGAGGTGCTCTCCCTCGTCGAAGGCGACGTCTACCTCGGGATCTACCCGATGGGGCATGTCGGCCTCTCCTGGGGGCTTGCCGCCCTGAAGGCCGGCGGCACCTTCGTCTGCATGGACCGCTTCGAGCCGAAGGAGTACCTCCGTCTCGCCGAGGAGCACGGCGCCACCGTGCTCGCCGCCATGCCGCCGGTGATCCACACCCTCATCCGCGCAAAGCCCGGCACCGAGGAGATGCTCGGGACGGTCAGGTGCGTCATCAGCGGGGGAGGCCCCCTGCTGCCGGTCATCTGGGAGGAGTTCGATCGCCGCTTCAAGATCCCGGTCGTCAACGCCTACGGCCTCTCCGAGACGATCGTCGTCGGCTCGGCAAACGTCGTCCTCCCGCGCCACTACGCCCTCCACCAGGGCTACCGCTCGGTCGGGGCGCCGGTGGGCTACGGCGAGGTGAAGATCGTCGCCGAGGACGACCCCGAGCGCGAGCTCCAGCCCGGCGAGATCGGCGAGGTCGCCCTCCGCGGCCCCTCGGTGGCGAAGGGCTACTGGGGGATGCCTGACGCCACCGCCGCCGTATTCCGCCCTGACGGCTGGTTCCTCACCGGCGACCTCGGCTACCTGGACGGGGAGAGCGTGCTCTTCATCACCGACCGGAAAAAGGACATGATCATCATGTCGGGCTGGAAGATCTACCCGACCGAGGTGGAAAACGTGATCATCGAGCACCCGAAGATCGCCGACGTCGCCATCTTCGCCCGCCCTGACGAGCACCGGGGCGAGATCCCGGTGGCGGCCGTGGTGATGAACGAGGGGGAGACGATCACAGAGGAGGAACTGATCGCCTACTGCAGGGAGCGCCTTGCCGGCTACAAGGTGCCCCGCGAGGTGGTGGTCGTCGAGCACCTCCCGCGCGTCGGCGGCTGGAAGCTCCTCAGGCGCACCCTCCGCGAGGCGCATGCCGCGGGCACCCGGGACTGA
- a CDS encoding CDC48 family AAA ATPase, translating into MPEMYLKIDRAYPEDQGGGKARLDPDTMLQMRLSPGDLVEIVGKRRTVAKVWRAMVSDWQQGKIRIDKFTRENAVVSVGDRILVRKIEQEIEAKRVVLAPPEDMPRQVPINFQSVTNHLIDFPVLKNDTVPIQAGLPFMQPQIVAFKAVVVEPEEAIIITKNTRVEFSEKPVAGFDGVRKISYEDIGGLKDELQRVRETIELPMRHPELFRKLGIDPPKGVLLYGPPGTGKTLIAKAVASESGAHFISIAGPEVISKYYGESEQRLREVFEDARQNAPSIIFIDELDSIAPKREDVTGEVERRVVAQLLTMMDGLEERGQVVVIGATNRLDAIDPALRRPGRFDREIEIGVPNERDRTEIFRIHTRGMPLADDVDLGHLARQTHGFVGADLAALAREGAIRALRRYLPDIDLDAEEIPQEVLERMEVYEADFRESLRDVTPSAMREVLLEVSHVTWNDVGGLESEKEEVREAVEYPLTSRARFEDLGINPPRGVLLYGPPGTGKTLIAKAVASESGANFIPVRGPQLLSKWVGESERAVREIFKKARQVAPAIIFFDELDALAPARGGGTESHVIESVLNQILTEMDGLTERGDVVVMGATNRPDIVDPALLRPGRFDRLVYIGAPDRKGRAKILGIHTRTMPIEGSSINEAVDATEGLDTSAIEDIAASLQKEEILTAEAFRKAAEKVSKGQGEVLTAGGRRRLIVDLLHARGIQLGDPARTAVIEAIAGITEGYVGSDLEALCREAGMFAMREGAQVVTRKHLEAAAQKVHPTMNERLVDYYRRVKGFFKGGLPEAVQPPEYQ; encoded by the coding sequence ATGCCCGAAATGTACCTCAAAATCGATAGAGCATACCCCGAGGACCAGGGCGGGGGGAAGGCGCGTCTGGATCCCGACACCATGCTCCAGATGCGGCTCTCTCCCGGCGATCTCGTCGAAATCGTCGGGAAACGCCGGACGGTCGCCAAGGTCTGGCGGGCCATGGTCTCCGACTGGCAGCAGGGAAAAATACGGATCGACAAGTTCACCCGGGAAAACGCCGTGGTCTCGGTCGGGGACCGGATCCTGGTGCGGAAGATCGAGCAGGAGATCGAGGCGAAACGGGTCGTCCTCGCCCCGCCCGAGGACATGCCGCGGCAGGTCCCGATCAACTTCCAGAGCGTCACCAACCATCTCATCGACTTCCCGGTCTTGAAAAACGACACCGTCCCGATCCAGGCCGGCCTGCCCTTCATGCAGCCGCAGATCGTCGCCTTCAAGGCCGTCGTCGTGGAGCCCGAGGAGGCGATCATCATCACGAAGAACACCCGGGTCGAGTTCTCGGAAAAACCGGTCGCCGGTTTCGACGGCGTCAGGAAGATCTCGTACGAGGACATCGGCGGCCTCAAGGACGAACTCCAGCGGGTGCGGGAGACGATCGAACTCCCGATGCGCCACCCCGAACTCTTCAGGAAACTCGGGATCGACCCCCCGAAGGGCGTGCTCCTCTACGGCCCGCCGGGAACGGGCAAGACCCTCATCGCCAAGGCGGTCGCCTCCGAGTCAGGGGCGCACTTCATCTCCATCGCCGGGCCCGAGGTGATCTCGAAGTACTACGGCGAGTCTGAACAGCGCCTGCGCGAGGTCTTCGAGGACGCCCGGCAGAACGCCCCGTCGATCATCTTCATCGACGAACTCGACTCGATCGCACCCAAACGCGAGGACGTCACCGGCGAGGTGGAGCGGCGGGTCGTCGCCCAGCTCCTCACGATGATGGACGGCCTCGAAGAGCGGGGGCAGGTCGTCGTGATCGGGGCGACGAACCGGCTCGACGCCATCGACCCCGCCCTCAGGCGGCCCGGCCGTTTCGACCGGGAGATCGAGATCGGCGTCCCGAACGAGCGCGACCGGACCGAGATCTTCAGGATCCACACCCGCGGGATGCCGCTTGCCGACGACGTCGATCTCGGCCATCTCGCCCGCCAGACTCACGGTTTCGTGGGCGCCGACCTTGCGGCCCTGGCGCGTGAAGGGGCGATCCGGGCGCTCCGCCGCTATCTCCCTGATATCGACCTCGACGCCGAGGAGATCCCGCAGGAAGTGCTGGAGCGCATGGAGGTGTATGAGGCCGACTTCCGCGAGTCCCTGCGGGACGTCACGCCGAGCGCCATGCGCGAGGTGCTTCTCGAGGTCTCCCACGTCACCTGGAACGACGTCGGCGGCCTCGAGTCCGAGAAGGAGGAGGTGAGGGAAGCGGTCGAATACCCGCTGACCAGCCGGGCCCGCTTCGAAGACCTCGGGATCAACCCGCCGCGGGGCGTCCTCCTCTACGGCCCGCCGGGAACGGGCAAGACCCTCATCGCCAAGGCGGTCGCCTCCGAATCGGGTGCGAACTTCATCCCGGTCAGGGGGCCGCAGCTCCTCTCGAAATGGGTCGGGGAGTCGGAACGGGCGGTGCGGGAGATCTTCAAGAAGGCGCGTCAGGTGGCGCCGGCGATCATCTTCTTCGACGAACTCGACGCCCTCGCCCCGGCCAGGGGCGGCGGCACCGAGTCGCACGTGATCGAGAGCGTCTTGAACCAGATCCTGACCGAGATGGACGGCCTCACCGAGCGCGGCGACGTCGTGGTGATGGGGGCGACGAACCGGCCCGATATCGTCGACCCGGCCCTCCTGCGGCCCGGCCGCTTCGACCGTCTGGTCTACATCGGCGCACCCGACCGCAAAGGGCGGGCAAAGATCCTGGGGATACACACCCGCACCATGCCGATCGAGGGGTCGAGCATAAACGAGGCCGTCGACGCCACCGAAGGGCTGGACACCTCTGCGATCGAGGACATCGCCGCCTCCCTCCAGAAAGAGGAGATCCTGACGGCCGAGGCCTTCAGGAAGGCGGCGGAAAAAGTCTCGAAAGGGCAGGGCGAGGTGCTGACCGCGGGCGGGCGGCGGCGGCTGATCGTCGACCTGCTCCACGCCCGCGGCATCCAGCTCGGCGACCCCGCGAGGACGGCGGTCATCGAGGCGATCGCCGGGATCACCGAGGGCTATGTGGGATCAGACCTCGAGGCGCTCTGCAGGGAGGCCGGGATGTTTGCGATGCGGGAGGGCGCCCAGGTCGTCACCAGAAAACACCTCGAAGCGGCGGCGCAGAAGGTCCACCCCACGATGAACGAGCGGCTCGTCGATTACTACCGGCGCGTGAAGGGCTTCTTCAAGGGCGGGCTCCCCGAGGCAGTGCAGCCCCCCGAATACCAGTAA
- a CDS encoding HEAT repeat domain-containing protein: MPEAPESAHNGNYCPKTLTEESRPDKYENNLLFNVKCGDMNFNKISVDKLLEKLSSNDFNPEEDEIEIADKIAEFNDPRTTSQLIAIIKKKDDFYDALPPARALGKMKNVSIDSIKELLYDTDPKCRACGIFSLSFLQDEEFIPYLFSVLNDPNEHVRQSAISTLAGYGNWIIPLLEEHLRSADPKKRVSIIGIIGRIKDPESAKILLHLFLNDEYSEVSDEALIYFLSSQGQYAYSELLKSIQDLPTSKLAMILRYSGCVTNEWTINFLFDILIQYSEKELQENALNSIGQIGLPAIDVINHHLNSDNDKVKLCAIRALGEIGKSISSFFEFDLDDENLEELDNDDYLEAQKKIRPVIDSLIQLTRDSNIIISETARDSLIEYKLFYDDEIYSNILQSKSESGPIIEMIVEQYIKNYKIPNNILKLLWFKDGKYNLKVPKTEPSLIYSNHKIIMNPKIDPLESLEYYPTFKNLSPQQKYIYLNWLRDITKPVALGYVFIFYYGLERHLLFGNYECAVDTILQLIPHFDFVRKNNILQSLMVAAYYQNDIHIGTKLKGHPHQFNFNSLWDKSTLKHNLFYNPSIPDKYSNPELDKNAPIEDMILFFYEALKKSGCLSNSFDESIVNDKIIMTDPLKKNQKVELLIQKLMDRDPAVRRRAAYDLSEVDNPKKIEPLIKCLNDTNGSVREAAIRSLLTVKKGQSHEPLIIEPILERLFDKAKSVKGATVHYLGMSDDPKAICALKSALSRDDLRHGAARALAKKGISNPTIIQLLEEDSKEKWNDGQDAKDTLKRLSVVNAIKNAFLTSEKIDGMFIYGSFVFTYFNSSRELDLLIIGEPDPECIRNALKKAQDIIKIEINNILLSKDEFKQKMDDRDPLIEKILNEPKIAIIGHSSDLMI; this comes from the coding sequence ATGCCAGAGGCACCGGAATCCGCTCACAATGGGAATTACTGTCCTAAAACACTTACTGAGGAAAGTCGACCAGATAAATACGAAAATAATTTATTATTCAATGTTAAATGCGGAGATATGAATTTTAATAAGATATCGGTTGATAAATTACTAGAAAAACTTTCATCTAACGATTTTAATCCCGAAGAAGATGAGATAGAAATAGCAGACAAAATTGCAGAGTTTAATGACCCCCGCACGACGTCCCAATTAATAGCGATTATAAAAAAGAAGGATGATTTCTATGATGCACTACCCCCTGCAAGAGCGCTAGGGAAGATGAAAAATGTTTCAATCGATTCAATAAAAGAACTGCTTTATGATACTGATCCCAAGTGTAGAGCCTGTGGAATATTTTCACTTAGTTTTCTTCAAGATGAAGAATTCATTCCATATCTGTTTTCTGTCCTCAATGACCCTAACGAGCATGTAAGACAAAGTGCTATTAGTACTCTTGCAGGATATGGAAATTGGATCATTCCATTACTGGAAGAACATCTCCGGAGTGCTGATCCTAAGAAACGTGTGTCGATCATTGGAATAATTGGAAGGATTAAAGATCCCGAATCGGCCAAAATTCTACTTCATCTATTTTTAAATGATGAATATAGTGAAGTCAGTGATGAAGCCCTAATCTATTTTCTCTCTTCTCAGGGTCAATACGCCTATTCAGAGTTATTAAAGTCAATTCAGGATTTACCAACGAGTAAACTCGCGATGATATTACGATATTCAGGATGTGTTACAAATGAGTGGACAATTAATTTTCTTTTTGACATTTTAATTCAATACAGCGAAAAAGAACTTCAAGAGAACGCTTTAAATTCCATTGGTCAAATAGGTTTGCCAGCGATAGATGTAATAAATCATCATCTCAACTCTGATAACGATAAAGTAAAACTCTGTGCAATTAGAGCATTGGGGGAAATTGGAAAGAGTATATCATCATTTTTTGAATTTGATCTAGATGATGAAAATTTAGAAGAACTAGATAATGATGATTATTTAGAAGCGCAAAAAAAGATTCGTCCGGTAATAGATTCATTGATACAATTAACCAGAGATTCCAATATTATAATCTCAGAAACTGCACGCGATTCATTGATTGAATATAAACTATTCTATGATGATGAAATATACTCCAATATATTACAATCAAAGAGTGAATCAGGCCCCATTATTGAAATGATAGTAGAACAGTATATTAAAAATTATAAAATACCAAATAATATACTCAAATTGTTGTGGTTCAAAGATGGCAAATACAATTTAAAAGTTCCAAAAACTGAACCCAGCCTAATATATAGTAATCATAAGATTATAATGAACCCCAAAATAGATCCCTTAGAATCTCTAGAATATTATCCTACATTCAAAAATTTAAGTCCTCAGCAAAAGTATATCTATCTAAATTGGTTGAGAGATATTACAAAGCCAGTTGCTCTGGGTTATGTATTTATATTTTATTACGGGCTTGAAAGGCATCTTTTATTCGGAAATTATGAATGCGCGGTCGATACAATATTACAACTTATACCTCACTTCGATTTCGTAAGAAAGAACAATATCCTTCAATCTCTCATGGTAGCAGCATATTATCAAAATGATATCCATATTGGGACTAAGTTAAAGGGACACCCCCATCAATTTAATTTCAACTCACTATGGGATAAATCAACATTAAAACATAATTTGTTCTATAATCCATCAATTCCAGACAAGTACAGTAATCCTGAACTCGATAAAAATGCCCCAATTGAAGATATGATATTATTCTTCTATGAGGCACTCAAGAAATCTGGATGTTTGTCCAATTCTTTTGATGAATCTATTGTAAATGATAAAATCATCATGACAGATCCACTAAAGAAGAATCAAAAAGTAGAATTGTTAATTCAAAAATTGATGGACCGCGATCCTGCTGTTCGAAGGAGAGCAGCATATGATTTATCTGAAGTAGATAATCCAAAAAAAATTGAGCCTTTGATTAAATGTCTTAATGATACCAATGGTTCGGTCAGAGAGGCGGCCATAAGATCATTACTTACGGTAAAAAAAGGGCAATCTCATGAACCACTCATAATTGAACCAATCTTGGAGAGGTTATTTGACAAAGCTAAAAGTGTGAAAGGTGCCACGGTTCATTATTTGGGAATGTCAGATGATCCTAAGGCAATTTGTGCTCTCAAATCTGCATTATCAAGAGACGATCTTCGCCATGGAGCTGCACGAGCCCTTGCAAAAAAAGGAATATCAAACCCGACCATTATCCAATTGTTAGAAGAGGATTCAAAAGAGAAATGGAACGACGGTCAAGATGCCAAAGACACATTAAAGCGATTATCTGTTGTAAATGCTATAAAAAACGCATTTTTGACGAGTGAAAAGATAGATGGAATGTTTATTTATGGATCTTTTGTTTTTACGTATTTTAATTCAAGTAGAGAATTAGATCTTCTTATTATTGGTGAACCAGATCCAGAATGTATTCGTAATGCCCTTAAAAAAGCCCAGGATATCATTAAGATTGAGATAAACAATATCCTCCTCTCCAAAGATGAATTTAAGCAAAAGATGGATGATCGTGATCCTTTGATTGAAAAGATCCTAAATGAACCAAAAATCGCAATTATAGGTCATTCTTCGGATCTAATGATTTAA